From the Drosophila suzukii chromosome 2 unlocalized genomic scaffold, CBGP_Dsuzu_IsoJpt1.0 scf_2c, whole genome shotgun sequence genome, one window contains:
- the LOC139354349 gene encoding uncharacterized protein: MQLFSQQAFKDLQMFTSSNGVEFSFIPPRAPHFGGLWEAAVKSMKLLLVKNTGHSHLTYEELQTVAIDAEAVVNSRPLAPLSEDPNDGEALTPSHFLFGTSLKALPEPSLEECNLSHLTRWQRVTHIKQQFWELWRRDYLHTLQSRGI, translated from the coding sequence ATGCAACTCTTCAGCCAGCAAGCGTTTAAGGACTTACAAATGTTCACCTCATCCAATGGCGTAGAATTTAGCTTCATTCCACCCCGCGCACCACATTTTGGCGGCTTGTGGGAGGCGGCGGTAAAGTCCATGAAGCTTTTATTGGTAAAAAACACTGGTCACTCACATCTGACGTACGAGGAACTCCAAACTGTCGCAATTGATGCTGAAGCGGTTGTCAACTCACGACCCCTCGCGCCTCTTTCAGAAGATCCAAACGATGGAGAAGCCCTCACTCCATCGCATTTTTTATTCGGAACGTCTTTAAAGGCACTTCCAGAGCCAAGTTTAGAGGAATGCAACCTATCGCACTTGACACGTTGGCAACGAGTCACCCACATCAAGCAACAGTTCTGGGAGCTTTGGCGACGAGATTACCTGCACACCTTGCAGTCCCGGGGCATCTAG
- the LOC139354026 gene encoding uncharacterized protein isoform X1, which translates to METTSDSVTNAVPVKRATQQGRKKSGPKFELSEAQKLDIKEAFDLFDNECTGYIEVKELKVAIRALGFEPKKEEIKRMIAEIDKDCSGRIVFNDFLHLMTMKMAEKDTKEEILKAFRLFDDDETGKISFRNLKRVARELGETLTDEELREMIDEADLDNDGEVNQEEFLRIMKKTKIFTSLLP; encoded by the exons ATGGAGACCACCTCAGACAGCGTAACCAACGCTGTCCCAGTCAAACGGGCTACGCAACAGGGCCGCAAGAAATCTGGGCCTAAGTTCGAGCTGTCAGAGGCGCAGAAGTTAGACATAAAGGAGGCCTTTGATCTGTTTGACAATGAATGCACTGGCTACATTGAGGTCAAAGAGCTAAAGGTGGCCATTAGAGCTCTGGGCTTTGAGCCGAAAAAGGAGGAAATCAAGCGAATGATCGCCGAGATTGACAAGGACTGCAGCGGACGGATTGTGTTTAATGACTTTCTGCACCTGATGACTATGAAGATGGCTGAAAAGGACACTAAGGAGGAGATATTGAAAGCTTTTCGACTATTTGATGACGACGAGACAGGGAAAATCTCCTTTAGGAATCTGAAAAGGGTGGCCCGCGAACTGGGCGAAACCCTAACGGACGAGGAATTACGCGAGATGATCGACGAAGCCGATTTAGACAACGACGGTGAGGTCAACCAGGAGGAGTTTCTGAGGATCATGAAGAAGACTA aaATCTTCACATCTTTATTACCGTAA
- the LOC139354026 gene encoding uncharacterized protein isoform X2 — METTSDSVTNAVPVKRATQQGRKKSGPKFELSEAQKLDIKEAFDLFDNECTGYIEVKELKVAIRALGFEPKKEEIKRMIAEIDKDCSGRIVFNDFLHLMTMKMAEKDTKEEILKAFRLFDDDETGKISFRNLKRVARELGETLTDEELREMIDEADLDNDGEVNQEEFLRIMKKTSLY; from the coding sequence ATGGAGACCACCTCAGACAGCGTAACCAACGCTGTCCCAGTCAAACGGGCTACGCAACAGGGCCGCAAGAAATCTGGGCCTAAGTTCGAGCTGTCAGAGGCGCAGAAGTTAGACATAAAGGAGGCCTTTGATCTGTTTGACAATGAATGCACTGGCTACATTGAGGTCAAAGAGCTAAAGGTGGCCATTAGAGCTCTGGGCTTTGAGCCGAAAAAGGAGGAAATCAAGCGAATGATCGCCGAGATTGACAAGGACTGCAGCGGACGGATTGTGTTTAATGACTTTCTGCACCTGATGACTATGAAGATGGCTGAAAAGGACACTAAGGAGGAGATATTGAAAGCTTTTCGACTATTTGATGACGACGAGACAGGGAAAATCTCCTTTAGGAATCTGAAAAGGGTGGCCCGCGAACTGGGCGAAACCCTAACGGACGAGGAATTACGCGAGATGATCGACGAAGCCGATTTAGACAACGACGGTGAGGTCAACCAGGAGGAGTTTCTGAGGATCATGAAGAAGACTAGTTTGTATTGA